The Saccharothrix variisporea genome has a segment encoding these proteins:
- a CDS encoding acVLRF1 family peptidyl-tRNA hydrolase has translation MTKVRPVSGGGRAVEVEPERLTGWFSRFAARHGGVVGTSVEASSFVVTAVDGASASVSAAFGEFTPAGDFEGLALEPLLTLALARRRIGLVLVRLGGHSVGVAVDGVVEVSTTDSRQVHGRNKAGGWSQQRFARRREGQARVALQAAADDVARVLLPVVGSLDAVVLGGDRQALDVLRADRRLAPVFALASPRVLDVPEPRRSVLDEAAQRARAVEIVVRD, from the coding sequence ATGACCAAGGTCCGCCCGGTCTCCGGCGGCGGCCGGGCGGTCGAGGTCGAGCCGGAACGCCTGACCGGGTGGTTCTCGCGGTTCGCCGCGCGGCACGGCGGGGTGGTCGGGACGTCGGTCGAGGCGTCGTCGTTCGTGGTGACGGCGGTGGACGGGGCTTCGGCTTCGGTCTCGGCCGCCTTCGGGGAATTCACCCCCGCGGGTGACTTCGAAGGTCTGGCGCTGGAGCCGTTGCTGACCCTGGCGCTGGCTCGTCGCCGGATCGGGCTGGTGCTGGTGCGGTTGGGTGGGCACAGCGTCGGTGTGGCGGTGGACGGGGTGGTCGAGGTGTCGACCACGGACAGCCGCCAGGTGCACGGGCGCAACAAGGCGGGTGGGTGGTCGCAGCAGCGGTTCGCGCGGCGGCGCGAGGGGCAGGCGCGGGTGGCGTTGCAGGCAGCGGCGGACGACGTGGCCCGGGTGCTGCTGCCGGTGGTGGGGTCGTTGGACGCCGTGGTGCTGGGTGGTGACCGGCAGGCGCTGGACGTGCTGCGCGCGGACCGCCGCCTGGCTCCGGTGTTCGCCCTGGCCTCGCCCCGCGTGCTGGACGTGCCGGAACCGAGGCGGTCGGTGCTGGACGAGGCCGCCCAGCGCGCGCGAGCTGTCGAGATCGTCGTCCGCGACTGA
- a CDS encoding SigE family RNA polymerase sigma factor yields MSWDAEFTEHFDRCADSMRFTAYLLCGNHHEAEDVVQTAFLKLYLAGPKLVRREGLEPYLRRIVVRTFIAERRRVRWRRELLRDELPEQPEVAVLSEDKLVVWDALQSVPAKQRAVLVLRYWHDLGVEETAAALRCSVGTVKSNTNRGLKALRRRLGPAFAELWQEVSRGA; encoded by the coding sequence GTGAGTTGGGACGCGGAGTTCACCGAACACTTCGACCGGTGCGCCGACTCGATGCGCTTCACCGCGTACTTGTTGTGCGGCAACCACCACGAGGCCGAAGACGTCGTGCAGACCGCGTTCCTCAAGCTGTACCTGGCCGGGCCGAAGCTGGTCCGTCGGGAGGGTCTGGAGCCCTACCTGCGGAGGATCGTGGTGCGCACCTTCATCGCCGAGCGGCGGCGGGTGCGGTGGCGGCGGGAGCTGCTGCGCGACGAGCTGCCCGAGCAGCCCGAGGTCGCGGTGTTGAGCGAGGACAAGCTGGTGGTGTGGGACGCGCTGCAGTCGGTGCCGGCGAAGCAGCGAGCGGTCCTGGTGCTCAGGTACTGGCACGACCTGGGCGTGGAGGAGACGGCGGCGGCACTGCGGTGCTCGGTCGGCACCGTCAAGAGCAACACCAACCGCGGGCTCAAGGCGTTGCGGCGCCGGTTGGGTCCCGCGTTCGCAGAACTGTGGCAGGAGGTGTCACGCGGTGCTTGA
- a CDS encoding FMN-dependent NADH-azoreductase: MSKLLHISASPRAGESESLAIAATFVDAYRESHPGDAVEHWDLWDGTLPAFGPTEADAKMTLIRGGTPAGEAAEAWEAVVAAFHRFNAADKLLFSVPMWNASVPYVLKQFIDVVSQPGLLWGFDVETGYIPLLQGKKAAVVYTSAVWAPGLTSAFGTDFQSTFFDDWLRWAGIADVTAIRHHPTVLGDVEDSRQTAMAAAREAAKTF; this comes from the coding sequence ATGAGCAAGCTGCTGCACATCTCGGCCTCGCCCCGCGCCGGCGAGTCGGAGTCCCTGGCCATCGCCGCGACCTTCGTGGACGCCTACCGCGAGTCCCACCCAGGCGACGCGGTCGAGCACTGGGACCTCTGGGACGGCACCCTCCCCGCCTTCGGCCCCACGGAGGCCGACGCCAAGATGACGCTCATCCGCGGCGGCACCCCGGCAGGCGAGGCGGCCGAGGCGTGGGAGGCCGTGGTCGCCGCCTTCCACCGCTTCAACGCGGCGGACAAGCTGCTGTTCAGCGTCCCCATGTGGAACGCCAGCGTGCCCTACGTCCTCAAGCAGTTCATCGACGTCGTGTCCCAGCCAGGTCTGCTGTGGGGCTTCGACGTGGAGACCGGCTACATCCCCCTGCTCCAGGGCAAGAAGGCGGCCGTCGTCTACACCAGCGCGGTTTGGGCCCCGGGACTGACCTCGGCGTTCGGCACGGACTTCCAGTCCACGTTCTTCGACGACTGGCTGCGCTGGGCGGGCATCGCGGACGTCACCGCGATCCGCCACCACCCGACCGTGCTGGGGGACGTCGAGGACTCGCGCCAGACCGCCATGGCCGCCGCGCGGGAGGCCGCCAAGACCTTCTGA
- a CDS encoding helix-turn-helix domain-containing protein, with product MADLKKGARITGATRDKLAADLKKKYEKGASIRALAESTGRSYGFVHRVLSESGVQLRGRGGATRTKKK from the coding sequence GTGGCTGACCTGAAGAAGGGCGCCCGGATCACCGGCGCCACGCGGGACAAGCTGGCCGCTGACCTGAAGAAGAAGTACGAAAAGGGCGCGAGCATCCGGGCGTTGGCCGAGTCCACCGGACGCTCCTACGGCTTCGTGCACCGGGTGCTGAGCGAGTCCGGTGTGCAGCTGCGCGGTCGCGGTGGCGCCACCCGCACGAAGAAGAAGTAA
- a CDS encoding SDR family oxidoreductase, giving the protein MVTGASRGIGYGVALELLRRGASVTITARKPDTVAAAAESLALEAGVPASRVLAVPGNAGKAEDREEAVTRTVEQFGSLDVLVNNTGINPVFGSLMEADLGAVQKIFDVNVVAALGFVQLAWKAWLQEHGGAVVNVASVGGLRSTGVIGAYGASKAALIRLTEELAWQLGPKVRVNAVAPAVVKTRFAEALYTGREDEAARAYPMKRLGSPEDVAQLVAFLASDAAAWITGETVRVDGGLLATGSLA; this is encoded by the coding sequence CTGGTCACTGGTGCGAGTCGGGGGATTGGGTACGGGGTGGCGTTGGAGCTGCTGCGCCGAGGGGCGTCGGTGACCATCACGGCTCGCAAGCCGGACACGGTTGCGGCGGCGGCGGAGTCGTTGGCCTTGGAAGCGGGCGTGCCGGCGTCGCGGGTGCTTGCGGTTCCGGGCAATGCGGGCAAGGCCGAGGATCGCGAGGAGGCCGTGACTCGGACGGTGGAGCAGTTCGGCAGCCTGGACGTGCTGGTGAACAACACCGGCATCAACCCGGTGTTCGGTTCGCTGATGGAGGCGGATCTGGGCGCGGTGCAGAAGATCTTCGACGTCAACGTGGTGGCCGCGCTCGGGTTCGTGCAGTTGGCGTGGAAGGCGTGGCTGCAGGAGCACGGCGGTGCGGTGGTGAACGTGGCGTCGGTGGGTGGGTTGCGGTCGACGGGGGTGATCGGGGCGTACGGGGCGAGCAAGGCGGCGCTGATCCGGCTGACCGAGGAACTGGCGTGGCAGCTGGGACCGAAGGTGCGGGTGAACGCCGTCGCACCCGCCGTGGTGAAGACGCGGTTCGCCGAAGCCCTCTACACCGGCCGCGAGGACGAGGCCGCGCGTGCCTACCCGATGAAGCGGCTCGGGTCGCCGGAGGACGTGGCTCAGCTCGTGGCGTTCCTGGCTTCGGACGCGGCGGCGTGGATCACCGGGGAGACCGTCCGGGTGGACGGCGGCTTGCTGGCGACGGGTTCCCTGGCCTGA
- a CDS encoding ABC-F family ATP-binding cassette domain-containing protein, producing the protein MITATDLELRAGSRILLSDATLRVQPGDRIGLVGRNGAGKTTSLRVLAGEGQPYAGEVRRTGDLGYLPQDPREGDLSVIAKDRVLSARGLDQLLRDMEKMQSTMAELVDDDELQAAVRKYGKLEERFAALGGYAAESEAARICSNLGLADRVLAQPLRTLSGGQRRRVELARILFAASEAGVGAKSSTILLIDEPTNHLDADSIAWLRGFLKNHDGGLVVISHDVELLDDVVNKVWFLDATRGEIDIYNMGWKKYLEARAADEKRRRRERANAEKKAGALMAQADKMRAKATKAVAAQNMARRAEKLLSGLEETRQADKVAKIRFPQPAACGRTPLTAEGLSKSYGSLEVFTGVDLAIDRGSRVVILGLNGAGKTTLLRLIGRMEQPDTGEVVPGHGLKLGYFAQEHETLDHQATVWENIRHAAPDVPEQQLRSLLGTFLFSGEQLDQPAGTLSGGEKTRLALAGLVSSAANVLLLDEPTNNLDPASREQVLDALRRYEGAVVLVTHDPGAVEALEPERVILLPDGTEDHWSEEYLELVQLA; encoded by the coding sequence TTGATCACCGCAACCGATCTCGAGTTGCGCGCGGGTTCGCGCATCCTGTTGTCCGACGCCACCCTGCGGGTCCAGCCCGGCGACCGCATCGGCCTCGTCGGCCGCAACGGCGCGGGTAAGACCACGTCGTTGCGCGTCCTGGCCGGCGAGGGTCAGCCGTACGCGGGGGAGGTGCGGCGCACCGGCGACCTCGGCTACCTGCCGCAGGACCCGCGCGAAGGCGACCTGTCGGTCATCGCCAAGGACCGCGTGCTGTCCGCGCGCGGCCTGGACCAGCTGCTGCGCGACATGGAGAAGATGCAGTCCACCATGGCGGAGCTGGTGGACGACGACGAGCTCCAAGCCGCCGTGCGCAAGTACGGCAAGCTGGAGGAGCGGTTCGCCGCCCTCGGTGGGTACGCCGCCGAGAGCGAGGCCGCGCGCATCTGCTCCAACCTGGGCCTGGCCGACCGCGTCCTGGCGCAGCCGCTGCGCACCCTGTCCGGCGGTCAGCGTCGCCGGGTCGAGTTGGCGCGCATCCTGTTCGCCGCGTCCGAGGCGGGCGTGGGCGCGAAGTCCAGCACGATCCTGCTGATCGACGAGCCCACCAACCACCTCGACGCCGACTCGATCGCGTGGCTGCGCGGGTTCCTCAAGAACCACGACGGCGGCCTGGTCGTCATCAGCCACGACGTCGAGCTGCTCGACGACGTGGTCAACAAGGTGTGGTTCCTCGACGCCACGCGCGGCGAGATCGACATCTACAACATGGGCTGGAAGAAGTACCTGGAAGCCCGTGCCGCCGACGAGAAGCGCCGTCGCCGTGAGCGCGCCAACGCCGAGAAGAAGGCCGGCGCGCTGATGGCGCAGGCCGACAAGATGCGGGCGAAGGCGACCAAGGCGGTGGCCGCGCAGAACATGGCCCGCCGCGCCGAGAAGCTGCTGTCCGGCCTGGAGGAGACCCGCCAGGCGGACAAGGTCGCGAAGATCCGCTTCCCGCAGCCCGCCGCGTGCGGCCGGACGCCGCTCACCGCCGAGGGCCTGAGCAAGTCCTACGGGTCGCTGGAGGTGTTCACCGGCGTCGACCTGGCCATCGACCGCGGCTCGCGCGTGGTGATCCTCGGCCTCAACGGTGCCGGCAAGACGACCCTGCTGCGCCTGATCGGGCGCATGGAGCAACCCGACACCGGCGAGGTCGTCCCAGGTCACGGCCTGAAGCTGGGCTACTTCGCCCAGGAGCACGAGACCCTCGACCACCAGGCCACAGTCTGGGAGAACATCCGCCACGCCGCCCCCGACGTGCCCGAACAGCAGCTGCGCTCGCTGCTGGGCACGTTCCTGTTCAGCGGCGAGCAGCTCGACCAGCCCGCCGGCACTCTGTCCGGCGGCGAGAAGACCCGGCTCGCGCTCGCCGGCCTGGTGTCCAGCGCGGCGAACGTGCTGCTGCTCGACGAGCCGACCAACAACCTCGACCCGGCCAGCCGCGAGCAGGTGCTCGACGCGCTGCGCCGCTACGAGGGCGCGGTCGTGTTGGTCACGCACGACCCGGGCGCGGTGGAGGCCCTTGAGCCCGAGCGGGTGATCCTGCTGCCCGACGGGACCGAGGACCACTGGTCCGAGGAGTACCTGGAACTCGTGCAGTTGGCCTGA
- a CDS encoding enoyl-CoA hydratase/isomerase family protein: MSAPTTIDAGLLERGGVRLVVDGPRATITLDRPDVLNAQTPSTWTALRTIGAQLDPDVRVVVVRGSGRAFSAGLDRRMFTGAQVEGEPGLAEITLRGPEGGAALIAEFQEGFRWLRDPSRVTIAAVHGHAIGAGFQLALACDFRVAADDVQFCMAETSLGLVPDLGGTLPLVRLVGYSRAAEICLTGRRVGGEEALRIGLANTVVPGDRLDAAVDDLVTQLLRPMPGAVRETLALLAHAADNPTEQSQLQAEREAQLRRLSALTALATGTPNA; encoded by the coding sequence ATGTCGGCACCGACCACCATCGACGCCGGCCTGCTGGAACGCGGAGGCGTGCGGCTCGTCGTCGACGGACCGCGCGCGACGATCACGCTCGACCGTCCCGACGTGCTCAACGCACAGACGCCTTCCACCTGGACGGCGTTGCGGACGATCGGTGCGCAGCTGGACCCGGACGTCCGCGTCGTGGTCGTCCGGGGCTCCGGTCGTGCCTTCTCCGCCGGTCTGGACCGGCGGATGTTCACCGGTGCCCAGGTGGAGGGCGAGCCGGGGCTGGCGGAGATCACCCTCCGCGGACCCGAAGGCGGCGCGGCGCTGATCGCGGAGTTCCAGGAAGGCTTCCGCTGGCTGCGCGACCCCTCCCGGGTGACGATCGCGGCCGTCCACGGGCACGCCATCGGCGCGGGCTTCCAACTCGCGCTGGCGTGCGACTTCCGCGTGGCCGCGGACGACGTCCAGTTCTGCATGGCCGAGACGTCCCTGGGCCTGGTCCCCGACCTGGGCGGCACCCTGCCGCTGGTGAGGCTGGTCGGGTACTCCAGGGCGGCCGAGATCTGCCTGACCGGTCGCCGGGTGGGCGGCGAGGAGGCCCTGCGCATCGGCCTCGCGAACACCGTCGTCCCCGGCGACCGCCTGGACGCGGCCGTGGACGACCTGGTCACCCAACTCCTGCGCCCCATGCCCGGTGCCGTCCGCGAAACCCTGGCCCTCCTCGCCCACGCCGCCGACAACCCGACCGAACAGTCCCAACTCCAGGCAGAACGCGAAGCCCAACTCCGCCGCCTATCCGCCCTGACCGCCCTGGCCACCGGCACCCCCAACGCCTGA
- a CDS encoding helix-turn-helix domain-containing protein — protein MTNAAGRPNLSVDDLDSTGHGSLAQLLTTGPFPEALRAAIKASRLSLDRIQHRLALRGVTISVATLSYWQSGRRRPERPESLEALRHLETVLGVPQAGLSALLGPPRPRGRRSRPTTMMPIDALWARRERVANLLQKVDTSSDVKLGRISQHDRIEIAADGGQRSVWVRQILRAEQDGPDRWALVFETEESDVLPDVVNLRNCHLGRYAEDTDANIMVAELMFDRPLARGETIIMEYELLFAEGHYPAGNNTFARKFRLPVREYVIEVRFDQSYLPARCQQFSVPAGDDTPSRRRNLALDAAGGVHAVALGFGPGVFGIRWEWPK, from the coding sequence ATGACCAACGCTGCCGGTCGACCCAACCTGTCCGTCGACGACCTCGACTCGACGGGCCACGGCAGTCTTGCGCAGCTCCTGACCACGGGACCCTTCCCCGAGGCGCTGAGAGCCGCAATCAAGGCCAGCAGGCTGAGTCTCGACCGCATCCAGCACAGGCTCGCCCTGCGCGGGGTCACCATCAGCGTCGCCACGCTGAGCTACTGGCAGTCGGGCCGTCGCCGACCCGAGCGACCGGAGTCGCTGGAGGCGCTGCGCCACCTGGAGACCGTGCTGGGCGTGCCGCAGGCCGGCCTGTCGGCGCTGCTCGGGCCGCCGCGCCCGCGCGGCAGGCGGTCCCGGCCGACCACGATGATGCCGATCGACGCGCTGTGGGCGCGCCGCGAGCGGGTCGCGAACCTGCTGCAGAAGGTCGACACGTCCTCCGACGTCAAGCTGGGCCGGATCAGCCAGCACGACCGCATCGAGATCGCCGCGGACGGCGGTCAGCGCTCGGTGTGGGTGCGGCAGATCCTGCGCGCCGAGCAGGACGGCCCGGACCGCTGGGCGCTGGTGTTCGAGACCGAGGAGTCCGACGTCCTGCCGGACGTGGTCAACCTGCGCAACTGCCACCTGGGCCGCTACGCCGAGGACACCGACGCCAACATCATGGTCGCCGAGCTGATGTTCGACCGCCCCCTGGCCAGGGGTGAAACGATCATCATGGAGTACGAGCTGCTGTTCGCCGAGGGCCACTACCCGGCCGGCAACAACACGTTCGCGCGCAAGTTCCGGCTGCCGGTGCGGGAGTACGTGATCGAGGTGCGCTTCGACCAGTCGTACCTGCCCGCGCGCTGCCAGCAGTTCAGCGTCCCGGCCGGCGACGACACCCCGTCGCGGCGGCGCAACCTCGCGCTGGACGCCGCGGGCGGCGTGCACGCGGTCGCGCTGGGCTTCGGCCCGGGTGTGTTCGGCATCCGCTGGGAGTGGCCGAAGTAA
- a CDS encoding S8 family serine peptidase — MRSPNRRSRRNSLVAAGAAVLLTLAAVQPAAADPTPASKGVEQKTALQIAALQEIKRSATAAESKLDSALLVEKRRRATPGGIGKVPQVNTGVKVQPGNTVLVDIRAHEVTDDLVAAVRATGAAIHSTSTVGKTVRAQVPLSALGGLAERADVRRVEAAVEWKSFHKQDPKDAKVPSKEDKAKEVEQRTLSALSSRVLAPKVGEGDRAHAADTARQTHHVTGTGVKLCAISDGVDGLLASQTAGELPAVDILPGGGGSGSEGTAMLEILHDIAPNAELGFATAIHGDANFADNIRGLRFQLGCDVIVDDILYFNESPFQDGVIARAVDEVVAAGAVYFSSAGNEGNVADGTSGHWEGQFVDSGVGVGKFAGTAHDFNPDPNAKQVFNPLSDQSGNVPVTLFWSDPLASSFNDYDLYLANAQGNVVAFSQNNQDGVQDPYERLNTPASGTGLRLAVVKFRGEDKYLSLSALGGRFKDSSDGLKKFATPGVTRGHSAAKGAISVAAAPANTPLPFDLEPGDPANPRGPYPNAYDSTQKPERFTSDGPRKVFFAPDGTPREEVRQKPDLTAADGVATSVTGFNPFFGTSASAPNAAAIAGLILSGNPGLTPAEVREALTATALDIAEAGRDNRTGAGVVRADLVLAYTGASPQPLAKAQPPSVVNDNDGSQYLKPGTTATVTVPVTNVGDGTAASTSLVLTTPTAGVTIAPRSKYYGNVDPGQTVTNTFKVTVPATAQLGVPVRLDARVSFAGSTSPTSSTFNVPVGEPSRETKHFAYTGPVVPIPDNDATGASVQIPVSGVGRGAKLTFSVDGATCSATDGATTVGIDHTFTGDLVGTLTSPSGATATVFSRSGGTGANLCQVVFDDSAAKAYSTVTASQAPFTGTWKPNSPLAALLAEPVDGTWTFKVVDQVAADKGSIRAVSLHINGYA, encoded by the coding sequence GTGCGCTCACCGAATCGCAGATCCCGAAGAAACTCCCTGGTCGCGGCGGGGGCCGCGGTCCTGCTGACCCTGGCGGCCGTGCAGCCGGCGGCAGCGGACCCGACCCCGGCGTCCAAGGGCGTCGAGCAGAAGACCGCGCTGCAGATCGCCGCGCTCCAGGAGATCAAGAGGTCCGCCACCGCCGCCGAGTCCAAACTGGACAGTGCGTTGCTGGTGGAGAAGCGCCGCCGCGCCACGCCCGGCGGCATCGGCAAGGTCCCGCAAGTGAACACCGGCGTGAAGGTCCAGCCGGGCAACACCGTGCTGGTCGACATCCGCGCCCACGAGGTCACCGACGACCTGGTCGCCGCCGTGCGCGCGACCGGCGCCGCGATCCACTCCACCTCCACGGTGGGCAAGACCGTCCGCGCTCAGGTCCCGCTCTCCGCGTTGGGCGGCCTGGCCGAGCGCGCCGACGTCCGCCGCGTCGAAGCCGCCGTCGAGTGGAAGTCCTTCCACAAGCAGGACCCGAAGGACGCCAAGGTCCCGTCCAAGGAGGACAAGGCGAAGGAGGTCGAGCAGCGCACGCTGTCCGCGCTGTCCTCCCGGGTCCTCGCGCCCAAGGTCGGCGAGGGCGACCGGGCACACGCCGCCGACACCGCCCGCCAGACCCACCACGTCACCGGCACCGGCGTGAAGCTGTGCGCGATCTCCGACGGTGTCGACGGCCTGCTGGCCTCGCAGACCGCGGGCGAGTTGCCCGCCGTGGACATCCTGCCCGGCGGGGGTGGTTCGGGCAGCGAGGGCACGGCGATGCTGGAGATCCTCCACGACATCGCGCCCAACGCCGAACTCGGCTTCGCCACGGCGATCCACGGCGACGCGAACTTCGCCGACAACATCCGCGGCCTGCGCTTCCAACTCGGCTGCGACGTGATCGTGGACGACATCCTGTACTTCAACGAATCCCCGTTCCAGGACGGCGTGATCGCCCGCGCCGTGGACGAGGTCGTGGCCGCCGGCGCGGTGTACTTCTCCTCCGCCGGCAACGAGGGCAACGTCGCGGACGGCACCTCCGGCCACTGGGAGGGCCAGTTCGTGGACTCGGGCGTGGGCGTCGGCAAGTTCGCCGGCACCGCGCACGACTTCAACCCCGACCCGAACGCCAAGCAGGTGTTCAACCCGCTGTCCGACCAGTCCGGCAACGTGCCGGTGACCCTGTTCTGGTCCGACCCGCTGGCCTCGTCGTTCAACGACTACGACCTGTACCTGGCCAACGCGCAGGGCAACGTCGTGGCGTTCAGCCAGAACAACCAGGACGGCGTGCAGGACCCGTACGAGCGGCTGAACACGCCGGCGAGCGGCACCGGGCTGCGGCTGGCCGTGGTGAAGTTCCGCGGCGAGGACAAGTACCTGTCGCTGTCCGCGCTCGGCGGCCGGTTCAAGGACTCCTCGGACGGCTTGAAGAAGTTCGCCACCCCGGGCGTGACCCGCGGGCACTCGGCGGCGAAGGGCGCGATCAGCGTGGCCGCCGCCCCGGCGAACACCCCGCTGCCGTTCGACCTGGAGCCCGGTGACCCGGCCAACCCGCGCGGCCCGTACCCGAACGCCTACGACAGCACGCAGAAGCCCGAGCGGTTCACCTCGGACGGCCCGCGCAAGGTGTTCTTCGCGCCGGACGGCACGCCCCGCGAGGAGGTGCGCCAGAAGCCGGACCTGACCGCCGCAGACGGTGTCGCCACCTCGGTGACCGGCTTCAACCCGTTCTTCGGCACGTCGGCGTCCGCGCCGAACGCGGCGGCGATCGCGGGCTTGATCCTGTCCGGCAACCCCGGCCTGACCCCGGCTGAAGTGCGCGAGGCGCTGACCGCGACCGCCCTGGACATCGCCGAGGCGGGTAGGGACAACCGGACCGGCGCGGGCGTCGTGCGCGCCGACCTGGTCCTGGCCTACACGGGTGCGTCGCCGCAGCCGCTGGCCAAGGCGCAGCCGCCGTCAGTGGTCAACGACAACGACGGCAGCCAGTACCTCAAGCCGGGCACCACGGCGACGGTCACCGTGCCGGTGACCAACGTCGGCGACGGCACGGCCGCGTCCACCAGCCTCGTGCTGACCACGCCGACCGCCGGGGTGACCATCGCGCCGCGGTCGAAGTACTACGGCAACGTCGACCCCGGCCAGACGGTGACCAACACGTTCAAGGTGACCGTGCCGGCGACGGCCCAGCTCGGTGTACCAGTTCGGTTGGACGCTCGCGTGTCTTTCGCCGGTTCGACATCGCCGACGTCCAGCACGTTCAACGTGCCGGTCGGTGAACCCTCGCGGGAGACCAAGCACTTCGCCTACACCGGCCCGGTCGTGCCCATCCCGGACAACGACGCGACCGGCGCGTCCGTGCAGATCCCGGTCAGCGGGGTCGGGCGCGGGGCGAAGCTGACCTTCTCGGTGGACGGCGCCACGTGCTCCGCCACGGACGGGGCCACGACGGTGGGCATCGACCACACCTTCACCGGTGACCTGGTCGGCACGCTGACCTCGCCGTCCGGCGCGACCGCCACGGTGTTCTCGCGCAGCGGCGGCACCGGCGCCAACCTGTGCCAGGTGGTGTTCGACGACTCCGCCGCGAAGGCGTACTCGACCGTGACCGCGAGCCAGGCGCCGTTCACCGGCACCTGGAAGCCCAACAGCCCGCTGGCGGCGCTGCTGGCCGAGCCGGTCGACGGCACGTGGACGTTCAAGGTGGTGGACCAGGTGGCGGCCGACAAGGGCTCCATCCGGGCGGTCTCGCTGCACATCAACGGTTACGCCTGA